One region of Triticum aestivum cultivar Chinese Spring chromosome 6B, IWGSC CS RefSeq v2.1, whole genome shotgun sequence genomic DNA includes:
- the LOC123133478 gene encoding uncharacterized protein, with protein sequence MATGAEEGSTGLEFLSDPVPLPDLASSDFTPAGEPDTCLTQSAAESSIGDIGDVRTPYIPVRMNNGCEELSLLAADSQQSTGKDYPQAPGWTKRVHIGRAPVERPPCVVVYIVHILAEGEELSCECDNFKHTGLLCCHSVKVLDFLGIDKIPSKHILKGWTKDARDILPNHLAHLQRDKISANSITFRHSNLYAHALVVVKLGDANPIAYDCAMELLREAMDKLSPLAAEHDGLGLEHII encoded by the exons ATGGCGACGGGGGCGGAGGAGGGCAGCACTGGACTGGAGTTCCTATCAGATCCG GTTCCCTTGCCGGATCTTGCATCAAGCGATTTCACGCCAGCGGGTGAGCCAGATACTTGTCTTACACAGTCAGCTGCTGAATCGAGCATCGGAGATATTGGGGACGTACGCACCCCTTACATTCCAGTTCGCATGAACAACGGCTGCGAAGAACTGAGCTTGTTGGCGGCCGATTCGCAACAATCAACAGGGAAGGATTACCCTCAAGCCCCCGGGTGGACAAAAAG GGTTCATATTGGGCGAGCCCCTGTCGAGCGTCCACCTTGTGTTGTAGTGTACATAGTGCATATTCTCGCTGAGGGTGAAGAACTCTCATGTGAATGTGATAACTTTAAGCACACAGGATTGCTATGCTGCCATTCAGTTAAG GTTCTTGATTTCTTGGGTATAGACAAAATTCCATCAAAGCATATCCTCAAAGGGTGGACAAAAGATGCAAGAGATATACTTCCAAATCACTTGGCACACCTACAAAGAGACAAGATTTCAGCCAACTCCATAACATTCAGACATTCAAATTTGTATGCACACGCTTTAGTGGTTGTAAAACTTGGTGATGCAAATCCAATTGCATATGATTGCGCGATGGAACTTCTTAGGGAAGCAATGGATAAACTGAGCCCTTTAGCTGCTGAGCATGATGGTCTGGGTTTGGAACACATAATTTAA
- the LOC123135775 gene encoding DIMBOA UDP-glucosyltransferase BX8 → MAPEEANTAAAGGPRRRRVLVFPIPYQGHINPMFQLAGLLHERGFAVTVFHTHFNGPDPSHHPAYDFVPVPDGLPAGSPGTVAATVEHIFAINSSCEAPFRERLVALLEAPGGRGDVACLVADAHLLTLMDVARQQGVPTLALRTGSAACFRNFMATPMLCDKGYLPVREESQLDAPVRELPPYRVRDLMAITSSRHEHDLVCKLLARAVEAVRTSAGFILNTFDALEADDLATTRRDLAGVPVFDVGPLHKLSPASSSSLLPQDRACLGWLDAQPPASVLYISFGSLASMSGADLAEAAWGVADSCQPFLWALRPGLARGAALPDGFAAATEGRGLVVGWAPQEEMLAHAAVGGFWTHGGWNSALEGACGGVPMLCRPCFGDQMGNARHVEHVWRAGIALDGGGLERGAVEAAVRRLMRGEEGKEMRGRARELGSRAAEAIAEGGSSRRSVDRLVNHILSL, encoded by the coding sequence ATGGCGCCGGAAGAAGCAAACACGGCCGCCGCCGgtggccctcgccgccgccgcgtgctGGTCTTCCCTATCCCGTACCAGGGCCACATCAACCCCATGTTCCAGCTCGCCGGCCTCCTCCACGAGCGCGGCTTTGCCGTCACCGTCTTCCACACCCACTTCAACGGCCCCGACCCATCCCACCACCCCGCCTACGACTTCGTCCCCGTCCCCGACGGCTTGCCGGCGGGCAGCCCCGGCACGGTGGCGGCGACCGTCGAGCACATCTTCGCCATCAACAGCTCCTGCGAGGCGCCGTTCCGGGAGCGCCTGGTTGCCCTGCTGGAGGCTCCCGGCGGCAGAGGCGACGTCGCGTGCCTGGTCGCGGACGCGCACCTGCTGACCCTCATGGACGTGGCGCGGCAGCAAGGCGTGCCGACGCTGGCGCTGCGCACCGGCAGCGCCGCCTGCTTCCGCAACTTCATGGCCACCCCGATGCTCTGCGACAAGGGCTACCTCCCGGTGAGAGAAGAGTCGCAGCTGGACGCGCCGGTGAGGGAGCTGCCGCCGTACCGCGTCCGGGACCTGATGGCCATCACCAGCAGCCGCCACGAGCACGATCTAGTGTGCAAGCTGCTGGCCCGGGCCGTCGAGGCAGTGAGGACCTCGGCTGGATTCATACTCAACACCTTCGATGCGCTGGAGGCCGACGACCTGGCGACGACccggcgagacctcgccggcgtGCCGGTGTTCGACGTCGGCCCGCTCCACAAGCTCTCCCCGGCATCCTCCAGCAGCCTCCTGCCGCAGGACCGTGCTTGCCTCGGCTGGCTGGACGCGCAGCCCCCGGCGTCGGTGCTGTACATCAGCTTCGGCAGCCTGGCGAGCATGAGCGGCGCGGACCTcgccgaggcggcgtggggcgtCGCCGACAGCTGCCAGCCGTTCCTGTGGGCGCTCCGGCCGGGCCTCGCCCGCGGGGCCGCCCTGCCCGACGGGTTCGCCGCGGCGACCGAAGGCCGTGGCCTGGTGGTGGGCTGGGCGCCGCAGGAGGAGATGCTGGCGCACGCGGCCGTGGGCGGGTTTTGGACGCACGGCGGGTGGAACTCGGCCCTGGAGGGCGCGTGCGGGGGCGTGCCGATGCTCTGCCGGCCCTGCTTCGGCGACCAGATGGGCAACGCGAGGCACGTGGAGCACGTGTGGCGCGCCGGGATCGCGCTGGACGGCGGCGGCCTCGAGCGGGGAGCGGTGGAGGCGGCCGTCCGGCGGCTGA